A window of the Henckelia pumila isolate YLH828 chromosome 3, ASM3356847v2, whole genome shotgun sequence genome harbors these coding sequences:
- the LOC140891428 gene encoding alanine--glyoxylate aminotransferase 2 homolog 3, mitochondrial-like, with translation MQVNIVHGKMQYLFDENGRRYVDAFGGIATVCCGHCHPDVVKAVTDQTKSLQHSTILYLNHAITDFAEALASKLPGDLKVFFFTNSGTEANELAMMMARLYTGCHDIISLRNAYHGNAGGTMGATAQSNWKFNVVQSGVHHAVNPDPYRGSFGADGEKYSRDVQDLIQFGTCGHVAGFISEAIQGVGGIVELAPGYLPAAYHSIRNAGGLCIADEVQCGFARTGSHFWGFESHDVVPDIVTMAKGIGNGVPLGAVVTTPKVAEVLTRRSYFNTFGGNPVCTAAGLAVLRVIDRENLQENAHVVGSYLKDRLNSLKSKHEIIGDVRGRGLMLGVELVTDRQLKTLAKMEILQVMEQMKDMGVLIGKGGFHENVFRITPPLCFSRDDADFVVDVMDLAMTKF, from the exons ATGCAGGTCAATATAGTTCACGGCAAGATGCAATACTTATTTGATGAGAATGGGCGGAGATATGTCGATGCTTTCGGCGGTATTGCGACAGTGTGTTGTGGCCATTGTCACCCTGATGTGGTTAAAGCTGTTACGGATCAAACCAAAAGTTTGCAACACTCAACTATTCTGTATCTGAATCATGCAATTACTGATTTTGCTGAAGCACTAGCTTCCAAGCTGCCTGGAGATCTCAAg GTTTTTTTCTTCACGAATTCTGGGACGGAGGCGAATGAGCTAGCAATGATGATGGCTCGATTATACACAGGATGTCATGATATCATATCCCTCAGAAACGCGTACCATGGAAATGCAGGGGGGACCATGGGAGCCACCGCGCAAAGTAACTGGAAATTCAATGTTGTCCAG AGTGGAGTTCACCATGCCGTAAATCCAGACCCCTATAGAGGTTCCTTTGGTGCAGATGGTGAAAAATATTCGAGAGACGTTCAAGATTTGATCCAGTTTGGAACTTGTGGTCATGTAGCTGGTTTTATATCTGAAGCAAT ACAGGGTGTAGGTGGGATCGTCGAGTTAGCTCCAGGTTATTTGCCTGCTGCATACCATAGCATAAGAAATGCAGGGGGACTATGTATTGCGGATGAGGTTCAGTGCGGATTTGCCCGCACTGGAAGCCATTTTTGGGGATTTGAGTCCCATGATGTTGTGCCTGATATAGTCACAATGGCTAAG GGCATAGGCAACGGAGTTCCCCTCGGAGCCGTAGTAACTACTCCAAAGGTAGCTGAAGTCTTGACCCGAAGAAGTTACTTCAACACGTTTGGAGGAAACCCCGTCTGTACAGCAGCTGGACTTGCTGTTCTAAGAGTCATTGACAGAGAAAACCTTCAAGAAAACGCACATGTAGTTGGTTCTTACCTAAAAGATCGCCTCAATTCTCTCAAATCCAAACATGAAA TAATTGGTGATGTGAGGGGAAGAGGATTAATGCTTGGGGTTGAACTGGTCACGGATCGCCAACTGAAGACCCTTGCGAAGATGGAAATTCTTCAAGTGATGGAGCAAATGAAAG ATATGGGAGTACTCATCGGCAAAGGAGGCTTCCACGAAAATGTTTTCAGAATTACACCTCCACTCTGCTTCAGTAGAGATGATGCTG ACTTTGTTGTGGATGTAATGGACCTTGCAATGACCAAATTTTAA